The genomic region TAATCAAGCAGGGCGTTGATATCGCGTGCCTTGATCTTTTCCACCATCCAGTTGGTGAATTCCTTTGCCCACGGGTCAATTGCGCCTTCGTTGCGATCAAGCGCACGCAGATTATGCGTCATCGCACCGCTTGCGACCACCAGAACACCCAGATCGCGCAAACCGCGCAGCTTTTTGCCAAGCTCGAAATGTTCGCGCGGGCCACCGTGACCGATCATGGAAAGCTGAAAGACCGGAATATCGGCATTCGGGCGGGCAAGGATCATCGGCATCCATGCCCCGTGATCAAGGCCGCGTTTGGCATCGGTCTCACTGCCGATTTGTGCGGCGATTTGTTCTGCCAGTTCCGGGTCACCCGCCACATCGTAATGCAACTGATAAAGCGGCTGCGGGAAACCATAGAAGTCATGAATGGTTTCCTGGCGTTGCGCGGTGGAGATCGTCGGGCGTTCGGTCTGCCAGTGGGCCGAGATCATGACAATGGCACGCACGCCATCGGTCAGTTTCGAAAGCTCATCGACAAAGAAATGGAAAGCCGGGGTGCTTTGACGCGCCACCAGCATTGGCGAGCCATGGGAAATAAACATTGGCGCCAGGCTTTGTGCAGTGCTGTCGGCGTTTGCTGACGGGTCAGTCATTGGAATACCTCATCGGGCTATTCAACCATTTGAATTGAATATGCGGGTCGCATCTGGCCTTGACCAGTCACCGTTCGTCAACAGTCTGTTGCCATTTTCCGGTTTTGTTTGTTTCAGGGAAACACTGCTAGGGGCCTTAAAGCCAGATTTTCTGCGGGTTCGCGTCGCAAAAATGGGAAGTTCTGGGTGGGGTGCAAAGTAAGGTGACCCTATGCGTTGGCATAAGAAGCCCATTGAAAAGCGGGAGAAATAGGCGCAGGGTAAAAACAGGAAGAGTTTTCCACATATGGCTGTCAAGGTATGACGCATCAAACAAACCCCAAGTCTGCGCTGCTTGAAAGGTCGCGTTTTTCGCTTGGCGAGCTGCCAAGAGCAAAACAGTTCGAGATCTGGAAAGAAAGCATCAACTGTATTTACAGTGTCGAAATGGATCGCAAAACCCGCGAGGCAGGTTTTGTTGCGAACCTTAATTCATGGCGGCATCGCGACCTTTTGATGATCGAGGCGCAAAGCTGTTCACAAAGCTTTTCGCGTACATCGCAAATGATCGCCGCCGATGGGATGGATCATTACAACATCCAGCTTTACACCGATGGCGGGGTAAAATCCGAGATCGGCATTGGCGGGGATGTTCTTCAACCCGGTGGGTTGCTGTTGCTTGATCTTTCGCAGCGGACCGAGGCACAGACCAGCGATGGCTTCAAGTCGATGCATCTGTTTTTGCCACGGCATCTGGTCGAGGATCATCTGACCCATCCTGATGATCACAATCTGCGTTTCCTGTCCGAGCGTGACCCGCTGGTCAGCATCCTGTTTCAGCAAATTCTGGCGCTTAATCGCTATATCAACGAGCTTGCCGATCATGAAATATCGGTTTTGCAGAAAACGATCGTCATGATGCTTTCGGCCTGCCTGAATGCCGCGGACGGAGGGACCCGTTCCACCGATGCAATGCGCCGTGATATCGAAAAAGGTGTGATGATCCGGCGATATTTTCGACAAAACCTGTTCGCAGCCGAATTGACCGCGGACAAGGCCGCCAATGACCTTGGCCTGTCACGATCAAGCCTTTATCAGCTGTTTGAAAAACATGGCGGGGTTAAAAACTATTTGCGTGAGATGCGGCTGCGCCATGCCCTGAAACTGCTGGGTGATCCCAAAGCAGGGCGGCGGTCAATGTATGACATTGCGCTGGATTGTGGTTATGAAACCGATACCGGATTTATCCGGGCGTTCCGCGCGAAATATGGCGTCACACCGGGGGATGTGAGGGCCGGACATCGACCGCATCCGCGCCATGCTGGTGATGGTGTTGATAAGCGCTATGAGAACTGGCTGCATACGCTGGCGTAATGCAGCGGTGGCGGAAGTCTTATCGTTTGCCACCCATGATGAGCAACAGCAAGCCACCGATCGCGCTCGCAACACCGCCAATCAGATACCAGACCGTTTCATCGGTATAACGGCCAAGGAAAGTTTCCGAAAGCTGATCAACAGCACTTTCGGATGCGTTATAGCCCGTCACCAGAAGGCCAACGCCGACCACAAGGGCGACAACACCCAGAATACGGCGAAGGGACATGATGTTTGCTCCTGTCTTAATCTGTTTTGGTTGGTGCCGCCCTGTGCAAGGGGATATGGCAGGCGCCAACATATTGAACAGAAAAGATAACGCACGATCCCCAAGCTTGTTCCCGACAGCTGATACAGCAATAAAAACGTAATACCTGAGGTGGCGGGATTGGTGATAAGCCCGTTAGAACGGCAATGACATGCTGATTTCAACGGCACTTGCATCGCGGTTGTACTCATCCTCGTTATTAGCAAGCGTCATCATGTGGCTAAGCGCAAGCTCGCTACTCAGGCGTCCGACAGCAAAACCAAAACCGGTTCGGATGCGCTGATTGCCATATTCATTGAGGTTGCTGGTGAAAAACGGGGTGATGATCCCCATTTGCTTTCCATCCGGATCGGTCAGGGAAAAGCCATAGGTGACTAGGCCGCCAATGGTGTATTCGGTGTAATCCGCGCGCCCGGCAAGGTAGTTGCCTTCAAGGGCGGCGTTAAGCCCGGTCATGGCATCGGACAAGCGCACACCGCCGCCAAGATTAAAGGCGGTTTTGTCATTGTTGATTTCATCGGTGAAGTCATAGGTCAGGCCGGTTGCGACAAAGGGCGTTACGGTCAGGCTTCTGGTTGGCGCGAAATCATAGGTGGCCTCGATCGCCGGTTTGATCTGACGGGTGTTTGAGCGGCTTGTCGCATTGGCCGTGCCATCACTTTCGCTATAGGCATCGACGGTTTTGCTGGCAACGAGGACCGCGATCGACGGAGTCAGGGACAGCGGTATGGTGTCAACCGGGCGGACACGATAGGAGGTTGTCAGGGCGGCGTACCACATGTCGGAATCAGTGTTGCCCGATACCGTGCCGTTGTCACGCATGACATCAATATCGCCCATGCCGTAGCCTGCTTCGCCAGAGATGGTGAGGTTTTGAATGGGGCGGTAAATGACATAGGGCGATGCGGTCCAGCCGGTTTCGCGGTAGCTGCCATTGTTAAACGATGTCGTCAGATCGGTATCGTTGTAGCCAAGCGACAGACCTGCGATCAGCGCATCGTCAAACCGATAATCCAGACCGAGATTATAGCCCCAGACATCACCGTCATAGCGACTGTCATTGGCACCACTGACATAGTCGTTATCGACCGAGGTAAAGGAACCATGGCCCCACACAGTAAAGGGCGTTGTAGTCGCAAAGGCCGAACGGCCATCGACACCGGCCGCACCGCCAACATCACCCTGATCAGTCGGGTCAAGGCTCAGCATCTGCATGCCTTGACCGGTCGAGCTATCAAAGCTTCCTATCATAGCGACGCGGCGCAGCACATTCTTGCCATCGGTTATGCTATTTGAGGTGGCGTCAGCACGTGGAGCGACAAGATTGGCATTCTCGGTCTCGGGAGTATCTAGCCCACCTGTGGCGATATTGCCAATACCCGTACCCGTATTGCGGATCGTGGACGCGATACGTGATCTGATATTTTGCTGTAT from Thalassospira indica harbors:
- a CDS encoding DODA-type extradiol aromatic ring-opening family dioxygenase encodes the protein MTDPSANADSTAQSLAPMFISHGSPMLVARQSTPAFHFFVDELSKLTDGVRAIVMISAHWQTERPTISTAQRQETIHDFYGFPQPLYQLHYDVAGDPELAEQIAAQIGSETDAKRGLDHGAWMPMILARPNADIPVFQLSMIGHGGPREHFELGKKLRGLRDLGVLVVASGAMTHNLRALDRNEGAIDPWAKEFTNWMVEKIKARDINALLDYRSLAPHAAMAHPDDDHLMPFYVALGAASDDFEPDLLHDSYEFGNLAMTALRFYDQDELKTAA
- a CDS encoding helix-turn-helix domain-containing protein, whose protein sequence is MTHQTNPKSALLERSRFSLGELPRAKQFEIWKESINCIYSVEMDRKTREAGFVANLNSWRHRDLLMIEAQSCSQSFSRTSQMIAADGMDHYNIQLYTDGGVKSEIGIGGDVLQPGGLLLLDLSQRTEAQTSDGFKSMHLFLPRHLVEDHLTHPDDHNLRFLSERDPLVSILFQQILALNRYINELADHEISVLQKTIVMMLSACLNAADGGTRSTDAMRRDIEKGVMIRRYFRQNLFAAELTADKAANDLGLSRSSLYQLFEKHGGVKNYLREMRLRHALKLLGDPKAGRRSMYDIALDCGYETDTGFIRAFRAKYGVTPGDVRAGHRPHPRHAGDGVDKRYENWLHTLA
- a CDS encoding DUF3185 family protein; translated protein: MSLRRILGVVALVVGVGLLVTGYNASESAVDQLSETFLGRYTDETVWYLIGGVASAIGGLLLLIMGGKR
- a CDS encoding autotransporter outer membrane beta-barrel domain-containing protein produces the protein MNKISNTCKQGRSDRSHHSACKSVAKKGFYALALIGLSLPFADGAFALSAGCSQLNSFTGTSDGVQVSSTFSANEVAKVTFTHAAPASTINYTFTYTDNNNAANSQTITTGSSENGDTITLSFEIPADTTSGVIFFQGVGASYNMTGACALKAEPAASSSASTTSAVINAVSRSQTTVIQQNIRSRIASTIRNTGTGIGNIATGGLDTPETENANLVAPRADATSNSITDGKNVLRRVAMIGSFDSSTGQGMQMLSLDPTDQGDVGGAAGVDGRSAFATTTPFTVWGHGSFTSVDNDYVSGANDSRYDGDVWGYNLGLDYRFDDALIAGLSLGYNDTDLTTSFNNGSYRETGWTASPYVIYRPIQNLTISGEAGYGMGDIDVMRDNGTVSGNTDSDMWYAALTTSYRVRPVDTIPLSLTPSIAVLVASKTVDAYSESDGTANATSRSNTRQIKPAIEATYDFAPTRSLTVTPFVATGLTYDFTDEINNDKTAFNLGGGVRLSDAMTGLNAALEGNYLAGRADYTEYTIGGLVTYGFSLTDPDGKQMGIITPFFTSNLNEYGNQRIRTGFGFAVGRLSSELALSHMMTLANNEDEYNRDASAVEISMSLPF